A region of the Synechococcus sp. PCC 7502 genome:
TATCTGATTTATTTAGGAGTTCAGAAAGGCTTACATAGTTAGCGATCGCCTCACAGGTAGGATTAGGAAATTTATCGTATGCCAAAATATGACAACCAAACCCATTAAGAATCTGTGCTGTGATTGCCCCAATTTTACCTGTACCAATAATGCCGACAGTGCGATCGTGTAAATCAAATCCCAATAATCCGTCTAGGGAAAAATTACCTTCACGGACTCTGGCATAGGCACGATGAAACTTACGATTCAAGGTCAAAATTAAACCAACGGTATGTTCAGCCACCGCATAGGGCGAATAGGCGGGAACCCTCACTACGGTTAATCCTAGTTGTTTTGCTGCTCCTAAATCCACATTATTAAACCCAGCACAACGTAGTGCAATCAGCTTAGTTCCACCCTCGGCGATCGCTTGTAAAGTCTTGGCATCTAGGCAGTCATTGACAAATACACAAATTCCTAAAAATCCGTCAGCTAATTTTGCCGTCTCAGGCTCAAGATTAGGGGCAAAAAAAGTTAGTTCATGTCCATAGTCACGATTTACAGTTTCTAAAGATGTGCGATCATAGGTCTTGGCACTAAAAACAGCAACTTTCATGGATTAAACCTCAAATTATTAGACTTTATGGTTAATATTTGCAATACATTACAGATAGTGTTTTAATTGTAAGATTTTTATTATTTCTACACTACTTATAGCGCAGTTATTTTATTTCTAATTAAGTCTATTGCGTATTAATTTCTGAATATTTTGAATTATCCGCAGCTTATACTAAATCGAGAAAGCAAAACTACAGATGATCTACTGCAAGATTTGATAGTCATATAGAGCCTGTTTCATATCTATTATGAGCAAGATGTATGATACTTAGAAAATGCTAAATCCATACTCAAGTAGCCTAACAGATAAAGAATGGGAAATTATAGAACCATTGCTCCCAAAGAAAAAGCAAACTAGACCGCCAACTTGGACAAAAAGACAAATTTTAGACGGCATACTCTACCAACTCAAAAACGGTTGTAATTGGCGAGATATGCCCCGAGACTTACCACCATTCTCTACAGTCTATCGATACTACAAGGAGTGGAAAGATACAGGTACATTTACTGCGATTATGGAAACCTTGCATTCAACAGCCCGTGAACAGTCAAAAAAAATCAAAATGGACAACTTTAATCATCATTGACTCACAAGCAGTGAAAAATACTTGTAATGCAAGTATAGAATCCAAGGGCTTCTGCTCCTACAAAGCAACTAACGGGATCAAAAGACATTTAGCCGTTGACACTCTGGGATTTCCTTTCTTTACCTATTTAACAAGAGCAAATGTATCAGATGACCAAGGACTGATTGAGATGTTAACGATTAACATTGATTACTTCAAATCGAAACCAGATGACATTACGCTAACTACGATATTGCTGGATAGTGGTTATCATATCGAGAAACTGATCCAAGAACTAGAGAAGATATATCCTGAGATTATGACTAAGATTAGGTTTGAAATTTCTCCTAAGGTATCAAAGCAACAGAAGGCAGAAAAAGGTCTGTCTGGGTTTGTAGTTGTGCCGACAAGGTGGGTAATTGAAAGGTCAAATGCTTGGGTTGAAAGATGCAAAATCTTAGTTAAGAACTTTGAGAGAACTCTCGTTAATGCTACAGCTAAACTCAATCTTTGCTTTATTCGTTTGATGCTAAAAAGAATTGCTACTCATGAGATATGAAACAGGCTCTATACTCTATGAAGTACCTGTAGCCAAATCTTAAAAAATTGGTATGGCATTTAAAACGAATTGAAATAACGGCAAAACGCAGCGGCGGCAGATATAGTGAGGGACAGAATAGTTAAGACATCTATAAAATTGGGTAGTAATAAACTTACATGATTTATTTGTCCTAATTTCTATGGCAGCTACTATAACTTTGACTATGTACCAGCGGATTAAGAGTCCGTTGCCGTGAAATGTTAGCTCTTGCTTACAGAGAGTATGAAGCTACTTTGACACCCCAAAAAGCCCCTTTACTTGATTAACCATCCGTCTCTTCCCATGACCAAGATGGATTTGCATACTTTCGGTAAAATAGAAACTCTCGGTCTACTAATTGTATCTTCTGTGTATTGGGATTATAAGAAAGAATAAGTGGCGAAATACTCCTGACTGCTTGAAGTTTGTCAATTTTATTCAATGCAGCGGATAAATCTGAAAGTCTAACTCGTGGCTCATAAGCTTGAACTCGTGTTAGAAGATCTGCACGGCTAATTCCATCACGTAAATCCTGACTGCTTGCTTCTACACATACTCGGACGATTCTTTGATAAACTTTGAGTTCACTCTCTCCTGAGTCTCGAAGTCCTCGGCTCACAACATCATCAAATAGCTGATAACGAACTGCTTCTTCACTACAAATGCTGGTTCTGGCTTTTGTTAATGGGTCTCGATTGTTAAGGAATTGTTTTTTCAAACTACTCTCATATATCTTTGATTCGTAACAGTATTTTTCTGCAACGCGTTGCAGGAGACCAACATTTTGATTGGCATCATCTATGATTTCCGCCTGAATATCTGGATTAAAACTAATGTTCAAGACCCTCGAACCTTTTTGAAGAACTTGATCTAGCTCCTCAAGGCTCCAGCGAATATCAATTTCTTCTACTCTTCCGCTTAAATCGCCGTTGTAGTAAGTTAATAAGTTTTGATCAGCCCAGATACCAATAATTATAAAAAAAACTTGGCTATCCCAAAATGCTTTTAGATCAAAAGCTAGGTTTATTTTTTCCTGTTCTGATAAGTAATGAAAATCTTCAATTACAACAATTTTATTAGATTGTTTTATCTCTTGAGCTATAAACCCAATACTTTCTGGAGCGATGCCAATGGGTGATAGTAATGTCCCTAATTCTCTTTCAACACTTCCGCTTCCATTCGTTTCTACTTCCGCAGAGCCAACAAAGGGTATATTTAATTGACTAGAGGCTTTGCCTTGAAGTTCAGCCCCTAATGTTAATTTTTTAGAGACTTCAGTAGGTATTTGTGAACCAAGCTTACGAAGTATTTCTAGATATATGAGATCACGACCTGAATTTGCACCACATTGAACAACAATACTTTGGTTCTCTGGTAAGTTTTTCTTCCGTAAAATCGTTTTACCTTGCTTGGATGCACCATGAATAACTATATGCCTATCTTGTTTTACTAGATATGTAAATCGTCCGTCCAAACCAGCACGATCTACATATGTGTGTTTTGGAACGGAA
Encoded here:
- a CDS encoding 2-hydroxyacid dehydrogenase — translated: MKVAVFSAKTYDRTSLETVNRDYGHELTFFAPNLEPETAKLADGFLGICVFVNDCLDAKTLQAIAEGGTKLIALRCAGFNNVDLGAAKQLGLTVVRVPAYSPYAVAEHTVGLILTLNRKFHRAYARVREGNFSLDGLLGFDLHDRTVGIIGTGKIGAITAQILNGFGCHILAYDKFPNPTCEAIANYVSLSELLNKSDIISLHCPLTPETHHLINKEAIAQMKPGVMLINTSRRALIDTKAVTKGLKSGKVGYLGLDVYEQEADLFFEDLSNTVIQDDVFERLLTFPNVVITGHQAFFTEDALRNIAQTTLANITDFELGKPCPNIVNLPKTDQN
- a CDS encoding transposase, translated to MLNPYSSSLTDKEWEIIEPLLPKKKQTRPPTWTKRQILDGILYQLKNGCNWRDMPRDLPPFSTVYRYYKEWKDTGTFTAIMETLHSTAREQSKKIKMDNFNHH
- a CDS encoding transposase, whose amino-acid sequence is MNSQKKSKWTTLIIIDSQAVKNTCNASIESKGFCSYKATNGIKRHLAVDTLGFPFFTYLTRANVSDDQGLIEMLTINIDYFKSKPDDITLTTILLDSGYHIEKLIQELEKIYPEIMTKIRFEISPKVSKQQKAEKGLSGFVVVPTRWVIERSNAWVERCKILVKNFERTLVNATAKLNLCFIRLMLKRIATHEI